One Candidatus Acidiferrales bacterium genomic region harbors:
- the aroC gene encoding chorismate synthase gives MLRFFTAGESHGQALIAWISGLPAGVAVDVEFVNRELHRRQLGYGRGGRQKIEKDHADFLAGVRHGHTIGAPIAIRIENRDWKNWEKALPVEDVDGAEEAQRALTSPRPGHADLAGALKFNLHDARYVLERASARETAARTAAGSMSKLLLREFGIEVLSHTIAVGHIRLERAVTWREIEAVCANLDSPLRCVDAERETQMKAEVDQALRAGDSVGGIFEVVAHGAPPGLGSHAQWDEKLDGRLARAVMSVQAVKGVEIGAGVANATSYGSEVQDEIGYDSNRKRFQRSSNRAGGVEGGITNGEDVVVRGYLKPISTLRRALASADLQTKESLKAAYERSDICVVPAAGVIAEAMVSHVLAEAFLEKFGGDSLEETRRNFQGYLKQLDDF, from the coding sequence ATGCTGCGATTTTTCACGGCGGGCGAATCCCATGGACAGGCGCTGATTGCGTGGATTTCCGGCTTGCCTGCGGGAGTTGCGGTGGATGTGGAGTTCGTCAACCGCGAACTGCACCGTCGGCAGCTCGGCTATGGCCGCGGCGGAAGGCAGAAAATCGAGAAGGACCACGCGGATTTTTTGGCGGGCGTGCGCCATGGACATACGATTGGAGCCCCGATCGCGATCCGCATCGAGAACCGCGATTGGAAGAATTGGGAGAAAGCTCTGCCGGTGGAGGATGTTGACGGCGCGGAGGAAGCGCAGCGGGCTCTGACTTCACCACGGCCGGGACACGCAGATTTGGCCGGCGCGCTGAAATTCAATTTGCATGATGCGCGCTATGTTCTCGAACGCGCGTCGGCGAGAGAGACAGCGGCCAGGACGGCGGCAGGAAGCATGAGCAAGCTTCTGCTTCGCGAATTCGGAATCGAAGTGCTCAGCCATACGATTGCCGTGGGACACATCCGGCTGGAGCGCGCCGTGACGTGGCGAGAAATTGAGGCTGTTTGTGCAAATCTGGATTCTCCTTTGCGCTGCGTGGACGCAGAAAGAGAAACGCAGATGAAGGCTGAAGTCGATCAGGCTTTGCGTGCAGGCGATTCCGTCGGAGGAATCTTCGAGGTCGTCGCGCACGGCGCGCCTCCGGGACTTGGAAGCCACGCTCAGTGGGATGAAAAACTGGATGGGAGGCTGGCGCGAGCAGTGATGTCCGTTCAAGCAGTCAAAGGCGTTGAGATCGGCGCCGGAGTCGCGAATGCCACTTCCTATGGCTCGGAAGTTCAAGACGAAATTGGATATGATAGTAACCGGAAGCGTTTTCAAAGGAGTTCGAATCGCGCTGGTGGCGTCGAAGGCGGAATTACAAACGGCGAAGATGTCGTGGTGCGCGGTTATCTGAAGCCGATTTCCACGCTGCGCCGCGCACTTGCTTCGGCCGATTTGCAAACGAAAGAAAGTCTGAAAGCGGCGTACGAGCGATCCGACATTTGCGTGGTTCCAGCGGCGGGCGTGATCGCCGAGGCGATGGTATCGCACGTTCTGGCGGAAGCATTCTTGGAAAAGTTCGGGGGCGATTCGCTCGAAGAAACGCGCCGGAATTTTCAGGGCTATCTAAAGCAACTCGACGACTTCTAA